GGATCGTTGTTCGATCAGTCAACGAAGCGAATTCTCCCTCAGCAATACGTGACATTCTATCAACGATGTCCAATCGAATGAGCCTTCAGCAAGCGAGAAGACGTTCTAACTCTCCCGGTGAAATCGACGCCCTTTGAGTTCGAACCGCGGCAGTTCGTTAACACCGACTGGAACGACTTCGGCCTGAAAATTGAGGCGATCCTTGATCCGCTGCTGAACGAGTGTCGTGAGTTTGCGAACAGAGCCCTCGTCAGCTTGTTCAACAACGGGTTCAATTTCGACCTTCATATGTGGCATCGATCGGTGGGTCACGACGCGGATCATGTACTCAGCGACACCGGGGATCTCACGAAGAATGGCATCCAGACTCGACGGAAAGACATTGTTTCCACGAATCGTCACCATGTCGTCAGCCCGGCCGAGAATTCCTCCGTCGAGAGAAAGGAATTGGCATCCACTTTCGGGGACTTCTTTGCACTGTTTCACGAGGTCCCCGGTTCGATAACGAATGACCGGCTGCCCTGTGCGGCCCAGATTCGTGAGAATGAGTTCGCCCAGTTCCCCAGGCTCCACGGGATTGAGCGTTTCCGGATCGAGTATCTCAGCGATGCATTCGCTTTCGAGGATCACAAGTTGGCCGGGACGATCAATCGGTTCAATTCCGAGTGAACCGATGTCTGTCATTCCCCAGTGATCGATGACGCGGGCATTCCATGCTGATGAAATTCGGTTGCGAATCGCTGGAATCGCCCCGCCCGGTTCGCCAGCCACAACGATCAATCGAACCGAAGATTCGGAAATCGGAAGCTGCCGCGCCTCAGCGACTTCGGTCAACCGCAGTGCGTACGTCGGCGTACAACAAATGACTGTCGCTTCCAATTCGAGAATCATGTTCAGCCGGGCTTCACTGGTCATCCCTCCCATTGTCAGCGAGAGATTTCCCAGCCGCTGCGCACCTTCAAACGCTGCCCAGAACCCGATGAATGGACCAAACGAAAACGGAAACGCAAAGACATCTTCGGAAGTGACACCGATCAATCGATAGATTTGCGACCAACACTCCATGAACCAGTTCCAACTCTCCGGCGTGTCGAGCCAGCGCATCGGCTTGCCAGTTGTTCCGGAGGTCTGATGCAATCGCGAGTAGTCGGTGACTGGAAAAGTCAGATTGCGACCGTAAGGGAGGTTACTGTTTTGATCGTCGACCAACTCCTGCTTGGTCAGCAGCGGAATCCGCGAGAGATCTTCCAGCCCGGAAAATGAAGAGGGGTCAAAGCCAGCACGTTTCCAACGCTCTTTCCAAAACGGGTTCGTCTCGGAAACCAACTTCACCAATGCACGCAGACGCTCCGACTGGTTGTTCTCAATTTGCGAGCGCGACCAGGATTCCGGAAATGGGTCAACCATTGATTCTTCAATCAGCCAAGTCTTGGATTGCAACGAAAACCTGTCCCAGCCATGCCTCGTGATGCCTGGGAACGCTAAGACACTTTCCACCTAGTTGCGCGGGCACTTCGCACTATGAAAGGCGGCTCGCATCAAATGATTCGAGCTTGGGCGATTGCTACGTAAGCGTGAAATTTGTCCAGCTCAGCTGATTCTGAAGAGATTCTCTTTCGACAGCAACCGAAAGAAGCCTTTCGTTGAAACAACGACTCATCGTCATGCAATGAAGGGCTCTCAATCCAACTTTGGAGAGATCTTGAGACAATGAAGAAAGAATGAAACGGTGACGACGACAGTGAATGACCAGCTAAAGAAATCCCATTATTCCTGGTCGCAATTGCCGTCGTTAAACTGCTCGCAGAATGGCTGCTGCACTTTGTCCCATTGAAGTGCGATTCACACTCATGGCGACAGAAGAGCGGAGGCGTTGCGGCTCCCGCACGACATTCAATCGGCAGTTCGGATCTGGATGCTTGTAGTTGAGAGTCGCAGGCACTTCGCCGTGCTTCATGGCGAGAATACTGCCGACGAGTTCGACTGCTCCCGAACCCGCTTCGAAGTTTCCGAAGTAACTCTTCAAAGCAGTGACAGGAATTCGACCACCCTCATCACCCAGAGTTCGGTGATAGGCTTTGGCTTCGACAAAATCGTCTCGAAGCGTGCTTTTGCCGTGTGCGTTGATGTGACCGATCTCACTTGGTGAAATCTCAGATCGCTTCAAAGCAGCGGTCATTGCGTTACTTAAGCCACGTCCACCTGATCCGTTTTCGTATCCGCGACCGTCACAGCCAGCCCCGACACCAAGAACTTCACAATAGACGTCGGCTCCGCGAGCAATCGCGTGGCTGTATCGTTCCACGACGACAACTCCAGCCCCTTCACCGACAATTGTTCCATCTCGATCGAGATCGAATGGGCGGCAAGCGGTTTCGGGATCGACCTGTCGAGACAAATTGTCATACAGGCTGATTCGTGCGATATCCACCGGATGAATATTCGAGCTGCAAGCTCCGACGATCATCGCGTCAGCATGACCACGATTGATACAACGCACAGCTTCTTGAAGTGCGAGAATCATCGAAGAATCTGCACTTGTGATCGTATTGTTCGGTCCAGCTGCTTCGTGCTCGATGGCAACATGGCAGGCAGGCATGTTCGGAAGTTGTCGCAGCATCCAAAGTGGCGCGATTTTTCCGAGCGAGTCTTCACCCCAGCGGGTGTACCCTTTGCGATTGGTGGGATCTCCAAAGTCGCGAGCGGCTTCAGCCAATTCGTCTGGCGTGAATGAGATATGCCCGGCCCCGAATTCAACTCCGAGGCGCTCGGGATCCATTTGTCCGTTGCCCAGCCCGGCGTCTTTCATTGCCAAAGATGCAGCGGAAACGCCCAGCTGAATGTCCCGTGACATGACTTTCAGAAATTTCTTCTGATAGACATATTCGAGCGGGTCAAAATCGTGAATTTCAGCAGCGAGCTTGCACGGAAGGCTCTCAGAGGGAACCGATCGCAATAGACCAATACCTGAACGCCCGGCTACTAGATTGCTCCAGAACCGTTCATTTCCAATACCGACCGGTGAAACGACACCGACGCCGGTAATGACGACGCCAGGTGTTTTCTTGCCAGCCATCATAGCTCGACCTCTTGTTCCCGACGGAACACAATCCGACCATCTTCCTGATCTATGTATCGGAATGCATATACCGCCGCGATGAGTCACGCAGACCCGAAATCCGTAACTCTCACAACTTCAATCATTCGAAGATTGTTTGCGAGATTCGAGGAATCTGCGTACCAGTTGCTGGAGGAAGCGACGAAATCCCACTGTCGCTTGTCCCAATATCGCTAAAAATCCACGAGCTCTTCGGAGAACAACGCTCTTCTGAGCAGACTTTCACAGCGTTCGACCCCTCGACCGCTGTGGATGTTGATTTCTTGTTGTCGACATTGACGGAAAGTTGTTCTCAAACCAAGTGGCCTGAAAGACTTGCTGTCGAAAATCCCGTCGTTGACCCCTCAACGACAGAGAATGTCCACAATGAAATTAGAGTGTAGAACCCCGGAAAAGTCAATAACTGAGCAAAAGTTTCCCGGTTTCAATAAAACAGGAATCTCGTTCAGAAGCCGACAAAACTGTCGACTATGAAAGGATTTCCGAGACTTCGAATCCCTCGCTGACGATCTGGAGCGGTCGACCTTCGGGGGTAATCAGCTCTTCATACGGATCCATGTCCATCGCCGTACACAGCGTCGCGAACAGATCTTCGACGCTGACGGGACGGTCAGTGATGTCGAGGCCATCCGGGCTGGTTTGACCAACACACACGCCTCCGCGAATTGATGAACCACCAATCAAAAGATTGAAGTTCTTTGCCCAGTGGTCGCGACCGACAGCTGGAGTCTTCTGATTGATTTTGGGAGTCCGGCCAAATTCGCCGAGGCAAACGACCAGTGTCTTCTCCAAAAGCCCACGGTCTCTCAGGTCTTCCCAAAGCGCCGACACCCCTTGGTCAACTTCTCCTGCTGTCTTTGGAATATTCTGCCAAAGACTCTGGTGCATGTCCCAACCACCTCGCTGAACTTCCACAAATGGAACACCCGATTCAACCAATCGACGAGCCACAAGACAACTTTTTCCGAAGGCGTGATTTCCGTAAGACTGCTTTGTTTTGTCCGACTCTCCTGCCAATGTGAATGCGTTTAGCCGGGATGACGTCATCAGCTTCGATGCTTTGCGGTACAACTCCTGATGTTCATGCGCAATACGCTTCGCTCCGGAAGTTCCGAGATCCTGATCTTGAAGCGATAGCAATTCCATTCGTCGCTGTTGCCTTGGTCCGGTCTGCATGGCCTTCACATTCGCGGGAAGTTGCCCTGCCTGATCCACGATGAACGGAGCGACTTCCACTCCTAAGAATCCGGAGCTGACGGTATTCCCCAGACTCACAAAGTTCGGAATGTCGGATTCCGGGTCGCCGAGTTTGTGAGCCACCAGAGAACCAAAGTGGGGGAAACGAGTCGGTCCGAGCAAGCGATGACCGGTACGCAGGTGAAAACGACCACGTTCGTGGGCGGCTTCTTTACCTTTCATGCTTCGAATGACGGAAAACTCTCCCGCCAACTTTGCGAGCTTCGGCCAGTATTCCGCGAATTCAACTCCCGGCTGGGCTGTTTGAATCGTCTTAGTCGGTCCACCATTCTCATGACCGGGCTTCGGGTCCCATGTCTCCATCTGACTGGGGGCACCGTTCAGAAAGACCATGATGCATGACCGTCCCTGACGTTTGAGTTCCTCGGCATTAACTCCAAGCGACTTTAAGAATCCGGCGCCTGCGAGAGATGCAAAGCCGCCCCCAGCGAGGCGGAGCAGGTTTCGGCGTGTGATGTCGCCACCGGCATTCAGATTGACGTGCAACAGGTTGTTATTCATATCAGGTCTTACGTTTCTCTCAGCGAGGACGATTCAATTGTTTGATGCGATGGCGAACTCTGGCTCTCAGTGGAATACTATTCGTCAGCGTTTCGTGATGAATTCTGAAGAGTTCACAAGCACCCACAGAATGTCATCGACCGCTTCGTTTCGCTTATTGGAAGCCTTGAGGTACTCCTGATACCGAGACAGTTCCTCATCGGTCGGCTCACGAGCAAGGATGCTCACGAAGGCCTCGGTCACCAGCGCTTTCGAGTCTTGAATTTTCATCAACTGCTTTTTGAGAGGGCTGTTGATGAGTTTGTTGTTCAGCGTCCCGTTGTTCATCATCAGGAGAGCCTGCTGAATGCTGCCTTCCAGGTCACGCTGGGGAATGGACGGGTCTTGTTCAAACGTACGATTGATCGCATTCGAAAGCCCTTTGTTTTCTCCCACGAGTTGTTCCACGTTGTCTGAGATTTCATAGGGCCTCAGCCGTGCCGGACGGACCGCTGTGAACAAGTCCTCTGGGCGTTCAACCGTGCGTGTCTCACGCTGATACGCTCGTGAGTTGAGAATGGTTCGATAGAGCCATTTCGGCTTGAACTCTTCGTACCGGAATGACGCAGCCAAGCGGTTCACCACCAGTTGATGCATCACCTCTTTGTCCGGCCCCAGGCTGTCCACGGAGTAAAACCCGTCGCCTAGCAATTCGTTCCAGACGCGGTTCACGAACGCTCGTGCGAACCAGTAGTTGTCCGGGTTATAGATGAGATACGCAGCTCCCGCGACGCGACGTTGATCCGGCTTCAGCACTTTCGGTGGCTTCTCACCGAGAAGAAACTTCGCTTCGACGACAGACTTTTTCGTGGGATCGTACTGGTCGGTCATGTAGTACCGACCGGGGGAAAAGAACGCTGCCATCTCATGGAATTGCTCTCGCTTCCACTTGTCGAAAGGATGATCGTGACACTCAGCGCAGCCGATGCTGATTCCCATAAACAACCTCGCCGTCGCAGAGGCAATCAACTCCGGCTTCCGCTCATTCGCAAGCACGAAATTGTTGGGTCCGTGATCCTGATGCCAGCCATTGTCTTGGGGCTTCGTATCTTTCTTACGTTGCGGGGTCGCGGAGACCATCTCGCCCACCATCCGATCCCAACCGGAATCGGCATCAAACTCTTCGAACAGCCAGTCTTCAAATGCCTGAGGATTGACGGAATTGCGATTCGCGTTTGATTCGGAGAAGACGACCGTTCGCCAGTACCGGGCCAACTTGCGGGCAAACTCTTCGGTCTCAAGAAGTTCATCAATGAGAACCGAACGTTTGTCCGGTGCAGAGCTCGAAACGAATTGTTGTATTTCGTCAGAAGTCGGAAATCGTCCAGCGACGTCGAGGTAAACACGTCGCACGAAAGTCGCATCGTCGACGATCGGTGCAAGTGGCGTTCTCGTTTCTCGAGAGATGTATTTCTCAAGCTGTTCATCGAGATCAGAGGAACCATATGTTGAGGTCCGTCGGCTTCTGACCGTCGGAAAACTGGAGCGGATCTGTTCCAGAAATTTCAGCTTGTCCTCTGACTCTTTGAGGGCGGGCAACCGGTTTGCCGGGTTGGCCTTCTTTTTTCGAGGAGGGGCCGCTTCGACGCACTGACTGGCCAGTAGCAGAACTCCCGACAAACACGCCAAGTAGCAAATGAGTCGTCGTCGAAGTCGTCGAAAGCGTTCGTGCATCTTGATCTCTTCAGTCAGAGAGAAATTCAGTCCATGCTGAAAGAATAGCTCACCTCACACATTACGATACGTTGATCCTTCTGAGAATCAACTGCTGAAGAGTGGCTCGCGAACGAGCGCAGTGATGTGCGTGACGTTCCTTTTTCGCATTTTGACAGCACTGAATGGATTTTTCAGACGTGTTGCATCTGATCAACACCGAAAGAATTTCGCTCGGCAGACGCTCACCAACTCGGTCGAAAAGAATGCGAATGCGTATCAGTGCAAAGAAAAGAAGCGGAACCCATCTCAATCGACGTGGTTCCGCTTCATATTCAGTCGACGCTCAGAAAGAC
This DNA window, taken from Thalassoglobus sp. JC818, encodes the following:
- a CDS encoding AMP-binding protein, producing MVDPFPESWSRSQIENNQSERLRALVKLVSETNPFWKERWKRAGFDPSSFSGLEDLSRIPLLTKQELVDDQNSNLPYGRNLTFPVTDYSRLHQTSGTTGKPMRWLDTPESWNWFMECWSQIYRLIGVTSEDVFAFPFSFGPFIGFWAAFEGAQRLGNLSLTMGGMTSEARLNMILELEATVICCTPTYALRLTEVAEARQLPISESSVRLIVVAGEPGGAIPAIRNRISSAWNARVIDHWGMTDIGSLGIEPIDRPGQLVILESECIAEILDPETLNPVEPGELGELILTNLGRTGQPVIRYRTGDLVKQCKEVPESGCQFLSLDGGILGRADDMVTIRGNNVFPSSLDAILREIPGVAEYMIRVVTHRSMPHMKVEIEPVVEQADEGSVRKLTTLVQQRIKDRLNFQAEVVPVGVNELPRFELKGRRFHRES
- a CDS encoding beta-ketoacyl-[acyl-carrier-protein] synthase family protein — translated: MMAGKKTPGVVITGVGVVSPVGIGNERFWSNLVAGRSGIGLLRSVPSESLPCKLAAEIHDFDPLEYVYQKKFLKVMSRDIQLGVSAASLAMKDAGLGNGQMDPERLGVEFGAGHISFTPDELAEAARDFGDPTNRKGYTRWGEDSLGKIAPLWMLRQLPNMPACHVAIEHEAAGPNNTITSADSSMILALQEAVRCINRGHADAMIVGACSSNIHPVDIARISLYDNLSRQVDPETACRPFDLDRDGTIVGEGAGVVVVERYSHAIARGADVYCEVLGVGAGCDGRGYENGSGGRGLSNAMTAALKRSEISPSEIGHINAHGKSTLRDDFVEAKAYHRTLGDEGGRIPVTALKSYFGNFEAGSGAVELVGSILAMKHGEVPATLNYKHPDPNCRLNVVREPQRLRSSVAMSVNRTSMGQSAAAILRAV
- a CDS encoding DUF1501 domain-containing protein is translated as MNNNLLHVNLNAGGDITRRNLLRLAGGGFASLAGAGFLKSLGVNAEELKRQGRSCIMVFLNGAPSQMETWDPKPGHENGGPTKTIQTAQPGVEFAEYWPKLAKLAGEFSVIRSMKGKEAAHERGRFHLRTGHRLLGPTRFPHFGSLVAHKLGDPESDIPNFVSLGNTVSSGFLGVEVAPFIVDQAGQLPANVKAMQTGPRQQRRMELLSLQDQDLGTSGAKRIAHEHQELYRKASKLMTSSRLNAFTLAGESDKTKQSYGNHAFGKSCLVARRLVESGVPFVEVQRGGWDMHQSLWQNIPKTAGEVDQGVSALWEDLRDRGLLEKTLVVCLGEFGRTPKINQKTPAVGRDHWAKNFNLLIGGSSIRGGVCVGQTSPDGLDITDRPVSVEDLFATLCTAMDMDPYEELITPEGRPLQIVSEGFEVSEILS
- a CDS encoding DUF1549 domain-containing protein, whose amino-acid sequence is MHERFRRLRRRLICYLACLSGVLLLASQCVEAAPPRKKKANPANRLPALKESEDKLKFLEQIRSSFPTVRSRRTSTYGSSDLDEQLEKYISRETRTPLAPIVDDATFVRRVYLDVAGRFPTSDEIQQFVSSSAPDKRSVLIDELLETEEFARKLARYWRTVVFSESNANRNSVNPQAFEDWLFEEFDADSGWDRMVGEMVSATPQRKKDTKPQDNGWHQDHGPNNFVLANERKPELIASATARLFMGISIGCAECHDHPFDKWKREQFHEMAAFFSPGRYYMTDQYDPTKKSVVEAKFLLGEKPPKVLKPDQRRVAGAAYLIYNPDNYWFARAFVNRVWNELLGDGFYSVDSLGPDKEVMHQLVVNRLAASFRYEEFKPKWLYRTILNSRAYQRETRTVERPEDLFTAVRPARLRPYEISDNVEQLVGENKGLSNAINRTFEQDPSIPQRDLEGSIQQALLMMNNGTLNNKLINSPLKKQLMKIQDSKALVTEAFVSILAREPTDEELSRYQEYLKASNKRNEAVDDILWVLVNSSEFITKR